DNA from Platichthys flesus chromosome 20, fPlaFle2.1, whole genome shotgun sequence:
ATTCTGGTATTTTCAACTTCTTTCATAATATCCAATTTATAATTATGTCGGCCATTTAAGAAGTGCACATATAGCAAAATAGGTCAAGTTCCAGCTTGATCTTTTCACAAGCAAGATGCTGCATAAGACAGTGCCAGTCCAAATTGTTTGTTGAACCACCAGTTAGCCCACCGAGcatgaataaatgaaacatCAATATTTGACTACGTTTGGAAGTTTAGAGATACTTTCTATATTCATTTTCAATCTTCAATCTGCAGATTTTGTGCAGCAAAATAATCTTGGGGTCTTTGTTTATGTCGGGATGAGTTTTAAAGGTATCTTTACAATTGCAGATACATGTGAGTCCACAGGAACGTGAAAAGGCACCAGTtgtaaagtaaaacatttaatgtTGAGTCCAGTCTTGGCTTGTGAGCTCAGGTGACTCAGCAAGGCGACTCCACGTAGTCATTGTCTAAACGTGGATGGAAAGGTGACGCCAGTGAGCGACTGATGATTATAACTCGAGGGGCGAGGCAGTCATCGCGGCGGTGCAAAATGTTCCAGATAAGCATGGCCGCAGCCATCGTGGCAAGCAGGCAAGCGGCTATGTCCAAGTAGCAGGAGTAGGACAAGTGGGTGTAGGGTCCGATCCTGTAGAAGGTCACAAGTCCAATCACCAGCACGAAACCTGCACAGGAGCACAGAGAGACAAGGCCTCAGTCAGTGAAAAGGAACTGCCATTCTCAGTTAGCAACCCATTGTAAAGAGATGGATTAACATTTAGCTATTTCAAATGTTCCTGTTATGGTAGCATCATGGTTCACTAGTATTTGtatctgtgaaaggctcatatctgCTCTTCTAACAATCACATTGATTGTGCTCATTATAAAAAGGTAATACTTACTACGTGAACTGtgtgctaacatgctaacattgGTTAATTAGCTTTTAACACAAAGAgtgtgtctttatttttgtcCAATATTTTTTCATAAACTGGATTTGTCaccaaattaaaacattgaCTTGGTGGTTTTAACTTGACAAAAGGCAACATTAATGTAATTGATCCTTAGGGTGTCAAAAATGGTACAACATTTCATGACAGCCCATAGCAGTTattaagacaaaaaaacaatctgtgAGCCTCATGATGGTGGACATTTAGATCTCCATCCCTGTCTCCATGTGTTTGGCAGGTCAGCAGGAGCTCTGCGAGGGGCctttgaatttgaaaatgtgtttcctcttaGGAAGAACTTCTAAGATCTCAGGATCAAAGTTGATAGCAAAAAAATATCAGTGCATAAATATACGCTAGGAAGAGCCTTTGAGAACTCCTGATTTCTTTGATTCACAGAAGTTTAACACACGCGATGAGGAACTGTTTGCAAGCTATAAATAAGGCATAGCTTTCAGTTCATTTTTTCCTCAGGTTATTAGAGGTGTGGATGAAAGGCCACATAGATCTAAACTATTCAAGTATCCCTCAGTCCTCATTTACCTTATTCAAGTGTAGTTTGGAGCCATTCAAGAGTTCAACAATACATGTCTGAAATCTTGCCTAATCCAGAAAGGTATAAATACAGGGACCAAAAATAATCACTGGAAATAGGGATGTTAGTGTTTTAGGATATGAATCAGTCTGTTTCCTGAAGCATTCAGTGGCACCAGGAGGTGGGGTTGGCAACAGGGTCGGTCGGTCTACCTCTACACTAAGATGGCCGTTATTGTTTAAAGTGAGGATGTGAACAATTGTATCTGTGTATCATTGCGTGTCTACCGCCGTGTTTACCCGTAAGAATGCAACTGTTTGCTTGCTTCGTTGATGTTTAACCTGTCTGGATCCTTATCCAAGAAAATGAATAATCTCCTGTTCGGGTTCCAAGCAGGCTGGGCTGTGTGAACCTCTTTTCTGGCATGGACTTATCTCTCAAACttccttccccctcttcctctttccatccttccttccttccctcctctccacacCCTAACCTTCGAGGTTGCTGGACATTTGACACGATCTGTCACAGAGAAATCTAAGCAAATTTGATCTAAGGCCAGGTCTTGGAAATTCATTtagctgctgtgttttctttcaagaTAGGAATGTCTTGGTTTATTCTCAAAGGGCACAAAATTGATTAGAATAAATTGCACTGCCTCAAATCGGTATTGCTGTCTTATTACAGGAGGATCTCTATTGCCAGACTTGAGGAAAAGTCTGAGCCAGATTTAATGGATCAGAATTGAGCCCCACATTTGCAGTTTcttgaaataaaagatttagaTTTACAGTGTCAGAGCCATTTGGCCTGCCGTTGTGACTTTTTGACATAACAGAGTTGTGTCCATTCACAAAACACATTCCTGAGATGTCTCCAGCAGTGAAATGGGCCATTATTTTGCTTCCAGTCTGGACCTGCCAACGCTGCTCAGATATTACTGAAAGGAACTGAATATTGTTATTCCACACTCCACTCTGCTCGCAATAGCTGAGCATTTTGGCAcgtctgaaaatgaaaacattcctGAGAAAGAGGGTGATGGGTAAAAATATCCTCATTCATTCAGGGCTGAGGCTCATTCACTGACTCAGTGGGGAGGTCTAATGTAGGAATGGATTACTGAATGGTCAAGAGCAGTACACCTAACAGTACCTAGGAAATTAGGCCCTTTTACTTGAATATGATTTGTTTAAGTTTTTCTTgtaattatttgattattaaaagaaGCGAGGCAGCagctaaaacaaatgtttgataCAGATCAGTTTAATGATAATTTTCTCAATCTGATCAGCTGTTTAAAttctgaaatagtttttttttggtttatgTCCAAGTACTGAAACAAATTTTTCCTTCGCTCTAATTTATGACCGACCACTTGCAAAAACAAAGAATTCGATCATCCTCACTACACTCTGTTTTGACTGCTGATTTGCAAATGCTAAACTAAGATGGTAACCATTCCTAAGCCTAAATATGTTAGCATTGTCTCCGTGTGCATATAATTAAGCTCAAAGCACCAACCTCTCAGTAAGGCTCCTatagtttttattaaaatatcatTAGATAAAAGCCCTCATCCCTGCTGCTGCTATtggacattttataaaaaacagacataagAGCCAAGCCAGTTGATCTGGACAGAGGCAATTCCCACCCTGCTGTCAAGCCACAGGACATTTCTCCACTAAaacaaactacaaacacacaatcacaacacacaccGACATACACAAAAATGCACATGCATAATCCCTCCTGCcactgcagacacaaacacacagtccatGTCAAAACTGTCTTTCCcgtcctccaccccccccccccttctttttccttcttcagCTTGGGGGTTTTGCATAACAGGTAGTCACAGACATTTCCTCGTCCTGAGCAGGGATATCCTGGCGCCTGACAGTCGCTCCCTGGCTCGCTGCAGCTCTGGCCCATGGATTCTGGACTGGGACTAAATTTAGACCCAGAAAAGACCCCCTTCATTCTGCGCTGCCACAATGATAGCGAGCGGCCGAGCGACCACTGCACACGGCGCAACACACTTCCTCAGAAGGGGCACTGGGACAGGCCCTGCAAGCCAACTCTTTAAAGTGGCACAGtgggatggatgtgtgtgtgcgtgcgtgtgctgGGTGTGGAGGAGAGGTTTTGTTACCATGACTGCAGTAAGTCATGTCCCACAAGGAAACCACTCTTTCAGCTTTCAGGTTTCCTCTTATCCCCCCACAGTTTGGCTGCTTTAATAGTTCATTGTTTTTTACCATAATTTTATAGTCTTTCTTCACCAAACTCAAAACTACTCAGAATCTAATAAAGTTATGAagcaaatattaataatatgaatgcatgtttgtatttgtctaaATTATTccattgatttatatttttaaatgatatctAGCTTTGGTACATATTCTTTTATCTGAGACTTTTTGCATTGAGTTTTTGCAAAATGCGCACTCTTTTGCTGATCTTTATAATATGAGAGTTAGTTGGTattttagccccccccccccccccccatttggcATCCCACCAGAGCCCATGTGCAATTTGCTGTGCAACATCTacctttctctccctgtcaGAATGATGCATGAAAAAGAAGCTGCAAGGATACTTGCATGCGTTTTCCTCAGAAAGATCCTTCCTTGGTGCAAAAACAACTTAAACAAACAAGCATTGGGAACACTGGTACTCACTGGCTAACTGGAAGAGGGCAGCGATGGCTTCCTCCCACCACTGTGACTCCTGCGTGATGAAAGGCAGCTCCTTCAGGCCGAGGAGGAAGATCAGCTGACCGGCAGTCAGGGCCAACGTCGCCATCAGGTTACATGCTCGCATCATGTCAAACTGCACTTGGGTGACAAGAAGGAGAGTTTCACATGAGTGTCACGTTTCCCGTTACGTGACTGTTGTTGTCAACATAAAACTATATAGTCCACATTTATAGGAATAactagatacatagatagacaGAAACTCACGAAATTCACACACAGAATTCCGATTGTTTTAGTTTCACAGTTTGTTCAAGGTGACATAGTCATGATTACTTTTTTATTATGAATGGTGAGGCGTTTCTCTGCCAGTCAGTGCTGCCAATTGTGCCCAGTACAGTGGGTGAGTGACCGTTAAGCATTTCCCACTTTTGTTCTTGAATGAGATGTCTCAATGAAGCTTTGTAAACACTCGCTCTGCTTTAAATGTCCTTGACACTATGTTTAGACTCGAACCCTGCTGGCAAAGATGAACTCTAAATTCTTGGTATTCCCACTTGTGACTTCAGTGTATTGGTTTTGGCAGATACTTTGATCATTGTTATTATCAAGTAACACAAATAACTAAAAACAGGACACCAGGCACTTTGCAGTTGGCAAATATTCATTGTCTTTGGAAAGGAGACATAAATAACCTTGTTATTGTTAAACTTTAGGTTTAAATTTTAGTAAAAACTTACATTTGACGGTGCTGCGGGACTCTTGATAGCCTGCATACTCAGAGCCCCATCCAAGGCtttcacactgtctctgagcccCTTGCCCCCTTTTCCCAGCCTGGAGGTCTTCACGGGCCCTCTCCCCACCGGTGGGACACATTCTCCACAGTCCCACGCTCCGCTTGCGTCCATCCTCCAGGTCTTGGAGGACCCAGCTGGGGGTGAAGGCTGCGACATTATTCAGGACCAGGGACAGCAGGGCCACCGCCACTGCCGCCGCCACCAGCCTCTGCACGGCCATGCGACGCCGAACACCCGCCACCTCGCCTCCTCCCTCGAGTCCCCCCTCCGGACCCTGTTCCTCCTCGGTGTCCTGCCTGCTCCCGTGCCTCTCCTCTGGGGCAGTAGCACCAGCAGTGCTCTGGGCCCcctggctcctctcctccacctcctccgccaccaccaccacccgctCTGGCGTGTGTTGTTGCAGCTCAGAGGTGTATTCAACCAGAGTGTTCTCTTTAGATTTAGCTAAAGAACATCTCCATTCATCCTCATTCAGAGGTTTGTCGTCGTTGCAGCAGATCCTCAGCCCTCCTCCTCGGACAGCACTGCGGGTGAGCGGGGATTAATCCAACTTGCACCTTGGTCCATTCCACTGGCtctggctggctgcagcttgACTCTGGGTTCTCACCGTTGTTCCCTTGGTACTTTatcttctctccctttcttcgGTGCTCTGCTGAATGCACTGATTTCTGTATACAGCTCTAGATTCTCTGTGCAAGCATTAGATCGTTTTTTGCCCCCTTTCAATCACTTGACATTGCTTTCAGAAGAGTATTGATGCCAAGAAAGCCGTGATTCTCAAGACACGACGCTCTGAGCTGACTCGTTAATGGTTTTGTTTAAGGTTACCAAGACTGTCTCTGAACAAGAAGAGCCCCTGCTGCCTGACTCGAACAAGAAGTACTGTAATCCACCTccctctgcttctttctctcttcccccctttctctctcacgCACTGTTTCTCTGCAAATGCTTGAGGTCAGAGTCAAATCGTGGGGGAGTTGCTGTTCGTCATAGTCCGGGACATCAGTTCACACATGCAGCATGCTTTAAACAGACAGCCCCCTCCTTCAGGATCACTTtaaaatgtgtgggtgtgtgtgtgtcagtgtgtttgtgtgagagaatttacaaaaaaaactcctGTTAGACGTCACTGTTGTGTATTCTTTTGTCTGGAGCCCAGGGGCGTTCACTAAAGTTCTCTCTCTCGTGTGCAACAAACATATTGGCCACCGCAGTCGGGCAGCAACAGGATGTGTTTCCTGATAGGAAAAGAGGATGGGAAGAGAGGCCAAATGTAGCCCTGTTCCTtctcttgtctttccttttctGGCTCTCTAGATCTTGCCGCTCGGTCAGCAGCAGGCTTATTATTTCTCAGTTGTTTTATAGTGTAGCACTCtcatgtttgatttttttttctgaccaTATACAGCAAGAGTTTGGCAGACGCTAGTGGtcttgctttctttttcttcacttGGCCTTCGTGGCCCCACTTAGAGCAGGGCCCCTAAAGATTTGGGGTATTTCCTGTTGCCTAACTTTAATAAACAGCCCACATCTGTATCGGCCTAAGCAAGGAGGTGGGAGGGGCCACAAATAGAGACCAGATGGCTGTGGAATCTTAAATTTGgaaatgaagcaaaaaaaacGGGGGGTAGGGGGACTGATTTGCGTCAGCAGGACAAAAGACTAAAGGAAAGAGACAGAATAGCACAGCTCTTGTTTTGAGTTAAAGTCCTGCACTTATTCTTGCACCATTAAGGTTTtgccagtgtttgtgtgcagaggatAGTGGTggatttaactttaaaataataCCACAGTACTATAGGTCTAGTCGGTTAGACATGAGGGTTTtgacatatttgtgtttgttttcaccatTTTCACAGGCCAACTAAGGGTTAGGTCTGAAATGTAAACTGTTCTTTTCAAATAAGAAATCTTCTGAGATATACTATACATAGCACATGTGTACAACTGCTTTCACTCGTGAATAATAAAATACCAGTACAATGAGTAACACATCACCCTTCCAAACAAGccgtttctcttctctctgtagtAAAGCGGTATGGGAAAACATGGCCCGGATGTGTGTGAAAACCTGCCGCCTGGATGTGGCACGTGTGTGTCTTGGGAATATGGGAAATGCCAGGGCAGCAAAAGCACTGAAGGAGGCGGAGGCCGAGCCCGAACCAGAGGCCCAAGTGGCGATGTTGGCCATTCAGCTCGGCATGCTGGTGAGACATTCAAGTATTACAGTGTAAATGATTGACGGGATATGGCTGACTCACAGTCTGGATTTGATTGTGCTGCATTTTTACTCCCCTTTTGGGAGAAAGTAAACCTTCGGCTGTACATGACATCTTTTCCGCGAAAAGtaataagagaaataaaattaaaagattaa
Protein-coding regions in this window:
- the tmem204 gene encoding transmembrane protein 204, giving the protein MAVQRLVAAAVAVALLSLVLNNVAAFTPSWVLQDLEDGRKRSVGLWRMCPTGGERAREDLQAGKRGQGAQRQCESLGWGSEYAGYQESRSTVKLQFDMMRACNLMATLALTAGQLIFLLGLKELPFITQESQWWEEAIAALFQLASFVLVIGLVTFYRIGPYTHLSYSCYLDIAACLLATMAAAMLIWNILHRRDDCLAPRVIIISRSLASPFHPRLDNDYVESPC